A single Symbiobacterium thermophilum IAM 14863 DNA region contains:
- a CDS encoding TetR/AcrR family transcriptional regulator, whose product MPRVSPAHMERRREAILNAAMEVFIAKGYQVATVGDIAQQAGLSVGAIYRYFPTKADLMLALVRERLGRAPALFARLTARVEDPWERLVRCVELFTAALRVRHPGTGRLLLVTMAEAVQNGEVRRGLHDRFAGLADYVAGIIAEGVARGRFRPDVDPRTVAALLLSMADGVAVYWVTGAPDLELNAMGQSLVAMLRSYLLPEPLLKE is encoded by the coding sequence GTGCCCAGGGTGAGTCCGGCGCACATGGAGCGGCGGCGCGAGGCCATCCTCAACGCCGCCATGGAGGTGTTCATCGCCAAGGGCTATCAGGTGGCCACCGTGGGCGACATCGCCCAGCAGGCCGGGCTCAGCGTCGGCGCGATCTACCGGTACTTTCCCACCAAGGCCGACCTGATGCTCGCGCTGGTGCGCGAGCGGCTGGGCCGGGCGCCCGCGCTCTTCGCCAGGCTGACGGCCCGCGTGGAGGATCCGTGGGAGCGGCTGGTGCGATGCGTCGAACTGTTCACCGCCGCCCTCCGGGTGCGCCACCCGGGCACCGGGCGGCTGCTCCTGGTGACCATGGCGGAGGCGGTGCAGAACGGCGAGGTGCGCCGGGGACTTCACGACCGGTTCGCCGGGCTGGCGGACTACGTCGCGGGCATCATCGCCGAGGGCGTCGCCCGGGGCCGCTTCCGGCCGGACGTCGACCCCCGCACCGTGGCCGCGCTGCTGCTGTCCATGGCCGACGGGGTGGCGGTCTACTGGGTGACCGGCGCGCCGGACCTGGAACTGAACGCCATGGGGCAGAGCCTGGTGGCGATGCTCCGTTCCTATCTGCTTCCTGAACCTCTATTGAAGGAGTGA
- a CDS encoding NAD(P)/FAD-dependent oxidoreductase — protein sequence MSEPTVDSRVRVVVLGAGYAGLTCFLELQDRLARGHDLVLVSRDRHHWFTTELHTYAAGHDADAVRIPLRRLVRPPGRLIIDHVSALRPAARQVELKLSGTLAYDLLVFALGSEPEYFGLPGIPRHALTIGSPPAAREVRERVRALAAREGPPGHVLVVGGGLTGVELAAELADEYPGRLRVTILEAAPEIMAGFPPDLVQVARRILEGKGIRILAGSPIVTADASCVHLQGGGEVPYDLLVWAGGVRGHSLLARAGLALGGRGRARVDAFLRSVIDDRIYVIGDSAAFADPASGREIPPTGQAAVQMGRAAAENILRRLGGRPERPFAFRMRGQFASLGHHEGVGVLGEAPMAGLPAMAVKHFVEGLHAWEVGGGVMPLVRRLVAAPVGYLRGRRLRTFTRQPRPVSEQPP from the coding sequence TTGAGCGAACCAACCGTGGATTCGAGGGTGCGGGTGGTCGTGCTGGGGGCCGGGTACGCGGGGCTGACGTGCTTTCTGGAGCTGCAGGACCGGCTGGCGCGGGGGCACGACCTGGTGCTGGTGAGCCGCGACCGCCATCACTGGTTTACCACCGAACTGCACACGTACGCGGCCGGCCACGACGCCGACGCGGTCCGCATCCCCCTGCGGCGGCTGGTCCGCCCGCCGGGGCGGCTGATCATCGACCACGTGTCGGCGCTTCGCCCTGCGGCGCGGCAGGTGGAGCTGAAGCTGTCCGGCACGCTGGCGTACGACCTGCTGGTGTTCGCCCTGGGAAGCGAGCCCGAGTATTTTGGACTGCCCGGCATCCCCCGCCACGCGCTGACCATCGGCAGCCCGCCGGCCGCCCGGGAGGTGCGGGAGAGGGTCCGGGCCCTGGCGGCGCGGGAGGGGCCGCCCGGGCACGTCCTGGTGGTGGGCGGCGGGCTGACCGGCGTCGAGCTGGCCGCCGAGCTGGCCGACGAGTACCCCGGGCGGTTGCGGGTGACCATCCTGGAGGCGGCGCCGGAGATCATGGCCGGCTTTCCCCCGGATCTGGTGCAGGTGGCCCGGCGGATCCTGGAGGGGAAGGGCATCCGGATCCTCGCGGGCAGCCCCATCGTCACCGCCGATGCGTCCTGCGTCCACCTGCAGGGCGGCGGCGAGGTCCCCTACGACCTGCTGGTGTGGGCAGGCGGCGTGCGGGGCCACTCGCTGCTCGCCCGGGCGGGGCTGGCGCTGGGCGGCCGCGGCCGGGCCAGGGTCGACGCCTTCCTGCGGAGCGTGATTGACGACCGCATCTACGTGATCGGCGACTCGGCCGCCTTCGCGGACCCCGCCTCGGGCCGGGAGATTCCGCCGACGGGGCAGGCGGCGGTGCAGATGGGCCGGGCGGCGGCCGAGAACATCCTGCGCCGGCTGGGCGGACGGCCGGAACGGCCCTTCGCCTTCCGCATGCGGGGGCAGTTCGCCTCCCTGGGGCACCACGAAGGGGTGGGCGTGCTGGGCGAGGCGCCCATGGCGGGCCTGCCCGCCATGGCCGTCAAGCACTTCGTCGAGGGGCTCCACGCCTGGGAGGTGGGCGGCGGCGTGATGCCCCTGGTGCGGCGGCTCGTGGCCGCACCGGTGGGCTACCTGCGGGGGCGGCGGCTGCGCACCTTCACACGGCAGCCCCGGCCGGTCAGTGAGCAGCCGCCTTGA
- the truD gene encoding tRNA pseudouridine(13) synthase TruD gives MRLKTTPEDFVVREAVDLHIRQKPARYRVYLLEKKGWNTADAVAAIARARRLPPGRIQYGGKKDRHAHTFQYVTIDHPADHSLSTPYYRLKAVGYATEPMAPGRVLANHFEVTVRELRPEEAARLVDGVRRVAAAGFPNYFDDQRFGSFDPRRGFIAEQMAQGRWEQALQIALTHVYPGEKSRAKARKRRLLEAWGDWATCLDLAETAFERRCFALLAEQPGGFRAALATARREEQEMWLSAWQAFLWNEVLRRLVAAAAGGDEPPAEAAGVAGPYRFARSTPELQQMVIPLPGRGMRFSDPRAGLILEDVLRERRLRPAQLEAELLPGLWLRSSPREAWVMPRSVRVDPPQPDERYPGFERVSLRFTLPRGAYATMLIKAAAH, from the coding sequence GTGCGACTGAAGACGACGCCCGAGGACTTTGTGGTGCGGGAGGCCGTGGACCTGCACATCCGCCAGAAGCCGGCCCGGTACCGGGTCTACCTGCTGGAGAAGAAAGGCTGGAACACCGCCGACGCGGTCGCCGCCATCGCGCGGGCCCGGCGGCTGCCGCCCGGCCGCATCCAGTACGGCGGGAAGAAGGACCGGCACGCCCACACGTTCCAGTACGTGACCATCGACCACCCGGCTGATCACTCGCTGTCCACGCCCTACTACCGGCTGAAGGCGGTGGGCTACGCCACCGAACCCATGGCGCCCGGCCGGGTGCTGGCCAATCACTTTGAAGTGACCGTGCGCGAGCTCCGCCCCGAGGAGGCCGCGCGCCTCGTGGACGGCGTCCGGCGCGTGGCCGCCGCGGGTTTCCCCAATTACTTCGACGACCAGCGGTTCGGCAGCTTCGACCCCCGGCGCGGGTTCATCGCCGAGCAGATGGCGCAGGGCCGGTGGGAGCAGGCCCTCCAGATCGCACTGACCCACGTCTACCCCGGGGAGAAGAGCAGGGCGAAAGCCCGCAAGCGCCGGCTGCTGGAGGCCTGGGGCGACTGGGCGACCTGCCTGGACCTGGCGGAGACCGCCTTCGAGCGGCGCTGCTTCGCCTTGCTGGCGGAGCAGCCGGGCGGGTTCCGGGCGGCCCTGGCCACGGCCCGGCGGGAGGAGCAGGAGATGTGGCTCTCGGCCTGGCAGGCCTTCCTGTGGAACGAGGTGCTGCGCCGCCTGGTCGCCGCGGCGGCCGGAGGCGACGAACCGCCGGCGGAGGCGGCGGGGGTCGCGGGGCCGTACCGTTTCGCCCGATCGACGCCGGAGCTGCAGCAGATGGTGATCCCTCTGCCGGGGCGGGGCATGCGCTTTTCGGACCCCAGGGCCGGCCTGATCCTGGAGGACGTGCTCCGGGAGCGCAGGCTGCGCCCGGCGCAGCTGGAGGCCGAGCTGCTGCCCGGCCTCTGGCTCAGGAGTTCGCCCCGGGAGGCCTGGGTGATGCCACGGTCGGTGCGCGTGGACCCGCCGCAGCCGGATGAGCGCTACCCCGGCTTTGAGCGGGTCAGCCTCCGCTTCACGCTGCCCCGGGGCGCCTACGCCACCATGTTGATCAAGGCGGCTGCTCACTGA
- a CDS encoding NAD(P)/FAD-dependent oxidoreductase: protein MTATVSGTKELYDVTLIGAGPTGLFGVFYAGMRGMKTKVIEALPEVGGQLAALYPEKDIFDVAGFPRISAKRLVEQCKEQADSANPDATYVFNQRVDKLNRLEDGTFELVTHTGERHYSKAVIITAGIGAFEPNRIPNESARQYEGKGVFYSVTNLPQFEGKRVLVIGGGDSAVDYALMVEPIAAEVTLIHRRDGFRAHEESLKKLAASRVHVKVFYELRRVEGDGNWVKKATIFDNRTGEETTIDVDCVIIGTGFKASLGSMLEWGLEIENKRQIVVNSKGETNIPGVYAAGDICWYPGKIRLIATGFGEVATAVNNAKAFIDPGSAAFPGHSSEQRNK, encoded by the coding sequence ATGACGGCAACCGTGTCCGGCACGAAAGAGCTTTACGACGTGACCCTGATCGGCGCAGGGCCGACAGGCCTGTTCGGCGTGTTCTACGCAGGCATGCGCGGCATGAAGACCAAGGTCATCGAGGCTCTGCCCGAGGTGGGCGGTCAGCTGGCCGCCCTGTACCCCGAAAAGGACATCTTCGACGTCGCAGGCTTCCCCAGGATCAGCGCCAAGCGTTTGGTGGAGCAGTGCAAGGAACAGGCCGACAGCGCCAATCCGGACGCGACCTACGTGTTCAACCAGCGGGTGGATAAGCTGAACAGGCTGGAGGATGGCACGTTCGAGCTGGTCACCCACACCGGCGAACGGCACTACAGCAAGGCCGTCATCATCACCGCCGGGATCGGCGCGTTCGAGCCCAACCGCATCCCCAACGAGTCCGCCCGCCAGTATGAGGGGAAAGGCGTCTTCTACAGCGTGACGAACCTGCCCCAGTTTGAAGGCAAGCGCGTGCTGGTCATCGGCGGCGGTGATTCCGCCGTGGACTACGCGCTGATGGTCGAGCCCATCGCCGCTGAGGTCACCCTCATCCACCGGCGCGACGGGTTCCGGGCCCACGAGGAGTCGCTGAAGAAGCTGGCGGCCTCCCGGGTGCACGTGAAGGTCTTTTACGAGCTGCGCAGGGTCGAGGGCGACGGCAACTGGGTGAAGAAGGCCACCATCTTCGACAACCGCACCGGCGAGGAGACGACGATCGACGTCGACTGCGTCATCATCGGCACCGGGTTCAAGGCCTCGCTGGGCAGCATGCTGGAGTGGGGTCTGGAGATCGAGAACAAGCGTCAGATCGTCGTCAACTCCAAGGGCGAGACCAACATTCCCGGCGTCTACGCCGCAGGCGACATCTGCTGGTACCCGGGCAAGATCCGGCTGATCGCGACGGGCTTCGGCGAGGTGGCCACCGCGGTCAACAACGCCAAGGCCTTCATCGATCCCGGCTCGGCCGCCTTCCCCGGCCACAGCTCCGAACAGCGGAACAAGTAA
- a CDS encoding HAD family hydrolase, which translates to MIKALFFAPQALAYGPDEPDLLAGILQAEGYAVDRERVEKALAALPAAVREAGRAVRTPEEERAYHRMLWSALLPLVGHPAPDPALVSRLGAARDDYAAWWSLHPETLPVLNELHRRGFFLGAVGRWAPSLSRFLAEFEIAGFFQWIRASAAAGVAWPDPQLLREAVAGAGCGPAEALYCAASVRDDVSCAQAAGVTPVWVNRTGIVTGHEVIAVSDLRGLLVLLGDGGEGR; encoded by the coding sequence GTGATCAAGGCGTTGTTCTTCGCTCCGCAGGCCCTGGCCTACGGGCCTGACGAGCCGGATCTTCTGGCCGGCATCCTGCAGGCGGAAGGGTATGCCGTCGACCGGGAGCGGGTGGAGAAGGCCCTGGCGGCGCTGCCCGCTGCCGTGCGGGAGGCGGGGCGGGCGGTGCGCACGCCGGAGGAGGAGAGGGCGTACCACCGGATGCTGTGGTCCGCGCTGCTGCCCCTGGTCGGCCATCCGGCCCCGGATCCGGCCCTGGTGAGCCGCCTGGGCGCGGCCCGGGACGATTACGCCGCGTGGTGGTCGCTCCACCCGGAGACGCTCCCGGTCCTGAACGAACTGCACCGGCGCGGCTTTTTCCTGGGCGCGGTGGGCCGGTGGGCGCCGTCGCTCTCCCGGTTTCTCGCCGAGTTCGAGATTGCGGGCTTCTTCCAGTGGATCCGCGCCTCCGCCGCCGCGGGCGTCGCGTGGCCGGATCCGCAGCTGCTCCGGGAGGCGGTGGCCGGGGCGGGGTGCGGTCCGGCCGAAGCGCTCTACTGCGCCGCCTCCGTGCGGGACGACGTCTCCTGCGCGCAGGCCGCGGGCGTGACGCCGGTGTGGGTCAACCGCACGGGCATCGTCACCGGACACGAGGTGATCGCCGTCAGCGACCTGCGGGGGCTCCTGGTGCTGCTGGGCGACGGGGGTGAGGGCCGGTGA
- the ymfI gene encoding elongation factor P 5-aminopentanone reductase: MRELSGQAALVTGASRGIGRAVALELAAAGAAVVVGYHRQREQAEAVAAAIRAAGGAAEPLQVDVRDPAACEAAVSGTVDRFGRIDILVNNAGTALEKLLVDTTPAEWNDLVAVHLTGMYACTRAALPHMLSRRYGRIITISSIWGITGAAGEVAYSAVKAGQNGFTRALAQEVGPFGVTVNAVAPGAIDTEMNSFLQGEELREWLSRVPVGRLGTPEEVAALVRFLAGPQAGFITGQVISPNGGVVV, translated from the coding sequence GTGAGGGAACTGTCCGGCCAGGCGGCCCTGGTGACCGGGGCGTCCCGGGGGATCGGGCGGGCGGTCGCCCTGGAGCTCGCGGCCGCGGGCGCCGCGGTGGTGGTGGGGTACCACCGGCAGCGGGAGCAGGCGGAGGCGGTGGCCGCCGCCATCCGGGCCGCCGGCGGGGCGGCGGAGCCGCTGCAGGTGGACGTGCGGGACCCGGCCGCCTGCGAGGCCGCGGTGTCCGGGACGGTCGACCGCTTCGGCCGGATCGACATCCTGGTGAACAACGCCGGCACGGCCCTGGAGAAGCTGCTGGTGGACACCACGCCGGCGGAGTGGAACGATCTGGTGGCGGTCCACCTCACGGGCATGTACGCGTGCACCCGGGCGGCGCTGCCCCACATGCTGTCCCGACGGTACGGCCGCATCATCACGATCTCGTCCATCTGGGGCATCACAGGGGCCGCGGGCGAGGTGGCGTATTCAGCGGTGAAGGCCGGCCAGAACGGCTTCACCCGCGCGCTCGCGCAGGAGGTCGGCCCGTTCGGCGTCACGGTGAACGCGGTGGCGCCGGGCGCCATCGACACGGAGATGAACAGCTTCCTGCAAGGGGAGGAGCTGCGGGAGTGGCTGAGCCGGGTGCCCGTGGGCCGGCTGGGCACGCCGGAAGAGGTGGCCGCACTGGTGCGCTTCCTCGCGGGGCCGCAGGCAGGCTTCATCACCGGCCAGGTGATCTCGCCCAACGGCGGCGTGGTGGTCTGA
- a CDS encoding S-layer homology domain-containing protein: MTMTTPRRTDITHRALKRAVAAVALAAALALAAPPVTHGAALWDTAGHWARAEIAAGVAAGYISGFPDGSFRPDQPMTRAEFYTLLTGALGLAPRPGDSAPYAAGHWAARQGRLQAAAAAGLLDPADYGGWLAPDEPVTRREIVLAGVRALGRAHLVGGRALASADAASYPDWLQAWAAEAVHLGILQGYADGALGLDRTATRAEALVMVQRIRYALLAEVAETDEDAVPGARRYPAPGEPTWTVDSGSPARPVFSDGRQGYALNAAVAGYTLLPAPGRAAWLSTVDGGGTYRLYWLADGRAAEVARGAEPIAALAVAEDGRLWFSRGREILAAAEGGIVERHTLAGQATFGALDGAGALWAVDSTNLYRVAGGKADRYLLPSPLLARVRYVAPAADGSVWLLLRSEEMGGGVEAVRIRGGRVAQEVSLIGGGPQARTAHVQAAVLARRGDDLLILVTAPERAVIRFDLAEGAAARLVLPPEVGEGAQVVPAADGGALVLGRQGRRWRIVD, translated from the coding sequence ATGACGATGACGACGCCGAGACGCACCGACATAACCCACCGGGCGCTGAAGCGCGCCGTCGCGGCCGTCGCGCTCGCGGCCGCGCTGGCCCTGGCAGCGCCGCCCGTGACCCACGGTGCCGCGCTGTGGGACACCGCCGGCCACTGGGCCCGGGCGGAGATCGCCGCCGGCGTGGCCGCCGGGTACATCAGCGGCTTCCCGGACGGCAGCTTCCGGCCGGACCAGCCGATGACCCGGGCGGAGTTCTACACCCTGCTGACCGGCGCCCTGGGGCTGGCGCCGCGACCCGGCGACAGCGCCCCGTACGCCGCGGGCCACTGGGCGGCGCGGCAGGGCCGCCTTCAGGCCGCCGCGGCCGCGGGGCTCCTGGATCCCGCCGACTACGGCGGCTGGCTGGCGCCGGACGAACCGGTCACGCGCCGGGAGATCGTCCTCGCCGGGGTGCGCGCGCTGGGCCGCGCGCACCTGGTCGGCGGGCGCGCCCTGGCGTCCGCGGACGCGGCTTCTTATCCGGACTGGTTGCAGGCCTGGGCGGCCGAGGCCGTCCACCTGGGTATCCTGCAAGGCTACGCGGACGGGGCGCTGGGCCTCGATCGCACCGCGACCCGCGCCGAGGCCCTGGTGATGGTGCAGCGCATCCGGTACGCCCTGCTGGCGGAGGTGGCCGAAACGGACGAGGACGCCGTGCCGGGCGCGCGGCGGTATCCCGCGCCGGGCGAGCCGACCTGGACCGTGGACAGCGGTTCGCCCGCCCGGCCGGTCTTCTCCGACGGGCGGCAAGGCTATGCGCTGAATGCCGCGGTCGCGGGCTACACGCTGCTGCCTGCGCCCGGCCGTGCGGCCTGGCTGAGCACCGTCGACGGCGGCGGGACCTACCGGCTGTACTGGCTGGCGGACGGCCGGGCGGCGGAAGTTGCCCGGGGCGCCGAGCCCATCGCCGCCCTGGCCGTGGCGGAGGACGGGCGGCTCTGGTTCAGCCGGGGCCGCGAGATCCTGGCCGCCGCGGAGGGAGGCATCGTGGAGCGGCATACGCTGGCGGGTCAGGCAACCTTCGGCGCCCTGGACGGAGCGGGCGCGCTCTGGGCCGTGGACAGCACCAACCTCTATCGCGTCGCAGGCGGCAAGGCGGATCGCTACCTGCTGCCGTCGCCGCTGCTGGCCCGGGTCCGGTACGTGGCGCCGGCCGCGGACGGTTCCGTGTGGCTCCTTCTGCGGTCCGAAGAGATGGGCGGGGGCGTGGAGGCGGTACGCATCCGCGGCGGCAGGGTCGCGCAGGAGGTTTCCCTGATAGGAGGCGGGCCGCAAGCCCGGACCGCCCACGTCCAGGCCGCGGTGCTCGCCCGCCGGGGCGACGACCTGCTGATCCTGGTCACGGCGCCGGAACGGGCCGTGATCCGGTTCGACCTGGCCGAGGGAGCCGCCGCCCGCCTGGTGCTGCCGCCGGAGGTGGGTGAGGGCGCTCAGGTGGTGCCCGCCGCGGACGGCGGTGCGCTGGTGCTGGGCCGGCAGGGGCGCCGGTGGCGCATCGTGGATTAG
- a CDS encoding hotdog fold thioesterase yields MQMDRTPYTDGTLLDALGIVLEEVSPERVVATMPVDHRTRQPMGILHGGASVALAETVASIGAAMHAGEGRTAVGMEINANHIRPKREGTVRAEATPVHVGRRSSVWEIRITDEDGRLVCLSRCTLAFVKLDRDG; encoded by the coding sequence ATGCAGATGGACCGGACACCGTACACGGACGGCACGCTGCTCGACGCACTGGGCATCGTGCTGGAGGAGGTCTCACCCGAGCGCGTGGTGGCCACCATGCCGGTGGACCACCGGACACGCCAGCCGATGGGGATCCTGCACGGCGGCGCGTCGGTGGCGCTGGCGGAGACGGTGGCCAGCATCGGCGCGGCGATGCACGCCGGCGAGGGGCGCACCGCCGTGGGAATGGAGATCAACGCCAACCACATCCGCCCCAAGCGGGAGGGGACCGTGCGGGCGGAGGCCACGCCGGTCCACGTCGGCCGCCGGAGCAGCGTCTGGGAGATCCGCATCACCGACGAGGACGGGCGGCTCGTCTGCCTCTCCCGCTGCACGCTGGCCTTCGTGAAGCTGGACCGGGACGGGTGA
- a CDS encoding DUF169 domain-containing protein produces MGDATRTPDCREVARVLDRHLRTDTFPLGIRVFRGDEPLPERVRRPWRDMGIKIAICQGIGMARRYGWAVAMGPEDLSCPIAQVAFGFKPAIPYYTEGNLAAGMYVETCGAGALTEQEVPKFAPEEAGTVVVAPLARCTFEPETLLIYGNSAQVMRAVTGALWKTGGALTSTTTGRADCADIVIRTAREGRPQFILPCLGDRIFGQTQDHEMAFTIPWSQVPDLLEGLEGTHRGGVRYPIPAFLRYTPAFPATYQELQRRWDEGETT; encoded by the coding sequence ATGGGAGACGCGACGCGGACGCCGGACTGCCGGGAGGTGGCCCGGGTCCTGGACAGGCACCTTCGGACCGACACCTTCCCGCTGGGCATCCGGGTGTTTCGGGGGGATGAGCCGCTGCCGGAGCGGGTGCGGCGGCCGTGGCGGGACATGGGGATCAAGATCGCCATCTGCCAGGGCATTGGCATGGCCCGCCGGTACGGGTGGGCCGTGGCCATGGGCCCCGAGGACCTGAGCTGCCCCATCGCGCAGGTGGCCTTCGGGTTCAAGCCGGCGATCCCGTATTACACCGAGGGGAACCTGGCCGCCGGCATGTACGTGGAGACCTGCGGGGCGGGCGCCCTCACGGAACAGGAGGTGCCGAAGTTCGCGCCGGAGGAGGCGGGCACGGTGGTGGTGGCGCCGCTGGCCCGGTGCACTTTCGAGCCCGAGACCCTGCTCATCTACGGCAACTCCGCACAGGTGATGCGGGCGGTCACCGGCGCGCTGTGGAAGACCGGCGGGGCGCTCACCTCCACCACCACGGGCCGGGCGGACTGCGCCGACATCGTCATCCGCACCGCCCGGGAGGGCCGGCCGCAGTTCATCCTGCCCTGCCTGGGCGACCGCATCTTCGGCCAGACCCAGGACCACGAAATGGCCTTCACCATCCCCTGGTCCCAGGTGCCCGACCTGCTGGAGGGGCTGGAGGGCACCCACAGGGGCGGCGTGCGCTACCCGATTCCCGCGTTCCTGCGGTACACCCCCGCGTTCCCGGCGACGTATCAGGAGCTCCAGCGCCGCTGGGACGAGGGGGAGACGACGTAG
- a CDS encoding Yip1 family protein yields the protein MSEPVLNHGDGRRVSPWAAVLRVLTDPAETFRAMAAHPPVLVPYLVHTLVGLAVFALTYGPTVDLAMEAAVASLPPGQEVDFQMMQSVMRWSAVGTLAAGSVIGPWLTGFVLALVATFFGQFQGGGVPLASYMGMIGYARLPVAISNLLAGILMAVTGRPVNLTPAVLLPDTAGPVLAAVLSAFNPLHLWYYVLLGIGFAALFGREPRKGWALPLALFVMTTLFTAASAGLSSALTSSMTLN from the coding sequence GTGAGCGAACCCGTGCTGAACCACGGCGACGGGCGGCGCGTCTCGCCATGGGCGGCGGTGCTGCGCGTCCTTACGGATCCGGCGGAGACGTTCCGGGCGATGGCTGCGCATCCGCCGGTCCTGGTTCCTTACCTGGTCCACACGCTCGTGGGACTGGCCGTCTTCGCCCTCACCTACGGCCCGACGGTGGACCTGGCCATGGAGGCCGCCGTCGCCTCGCTGCCGCCGGGGCAGGAAGTGGACTTCCAGATGATGCAGTCGGTCATGCGCTGGAGCGCGGTGGGGACGCTGGCCGCCGGTTCGGTGATCGGTCCCTGGCTCACCGGGTTCGTCCTGGCGTTGGTGGCCACCTTCTTCGGCCAGTTCCAGGGCGGCGGTGTGCCGCTGGCTTCCTACATGGGCATGATCGGCTACGCGCGCCTGCCCGTGGCGATCAGCAACCTGCTGGCGGGTATCCTCATGGCGGTCACCGGCCGGCCGGTCAACCTGACCCCCGCCGTGCTGCTGCCGGACACGGCCGGCCCCGTCCTGGCGGCCGTGCTCAGCGCCTTCAACCCGCTCCACCTGTGGTACTACGTCCTGCTGGGCATCGGCTTCGCCGCCCTCTTCGGCCGCGAGCCCCGCAAGGGGTGGGCGCTGCCGCTGGCGCTTTTCGTGATGACCACCCTCTTCACCGCAGCGTCCGCAGGACTCAGCAGCGCACTGACTTCGTCGATGACGTTGAACTAA
- a CDS encoding efflux RND transporter periplasmic adaptor subunit — translation MKRKVLIAAALIVAVAVLVVANLRNQPASGAATQGPKGAPEVRVQAVRRGSLRQEVIAPGVLEATGVHEVRAPFTTKAVTLKVGIGERVTAGQVLAVLDDADLALQVSAQEAQVARMESTLASLRLQQQEAPLQLDQRLAQARAQLLQAEDQLASVMRQDDALRTRLEQARVNLTTLQNRSAEGAERVAAARAALLEAEEAYKADPGNPALRAKYEQARSAYDEALRQSQQAAEQAAAQLRAAYDELAAAEADYARVSGDNPVAVQLAASQVEAARIALQLAEMEAESGGALAEQVRAAEIELAAARTSLAAMREKLAQAQLTAPVSGTVLAVAAQDGMPAQETQVLLTIGNLDVLKVKAQVDELDIGKVRPEQPLSVETNGTPGELFHGRVTRVAAQATAAGGSPFFVVEGEVANREGLLRAGLNAEVTIATAERQDAIVVPAAAVRTRDGQPSVLVVDGFAVKVRPVRVGLRTETEVEILEGLEEGERIVVSPFTLINSLQEGDPVRVEEVDENWGKSQ, via the coding sequence GTGAAGCGAAAGGTGTTGATCGCGGCCGCACTGATTGTTGCGGTGGCCGTGCTTGTGGTGGCCAACCTGAGGAATCAGCCCGCGTCGGGGGCGGCAACTCAGGGTCCCAAGGGCGCCCCGGAGGTGCGGGTGCAGGCCGTGCGGCGGGGCAGCCTCCGGCAGGAGGTCATCGCCCCCGGCGTCCTCGAGGCCACGGGAGTCCATGAGGTCCGGGCGCCCTTCACCACCAAGGCGGTGACGCTGAAGGTGGGCATCGGCGAGCGGGTGACCGCCGGCCAGGTGCTGGCGGTGCTGGACGATGCGGATCTCGCCCTGCAGGTGTCGGCGCAGGAGGCCCAGGTGGCCCGGATGGAGTCCACGCTGGCTTCGCTGCGGCTGCAGCAGCAGGAGGCGCCGCTGCAGCTGGATCAGCGGCTGGCCCAGGCCCGGGCGCAGCTGCTGCAGGCCGAAGACCAGCTGGCTTCGGTGATGCGGCAGGACGACGCGCTGCGCACCCGCCTCGAGCAGGCGCGGGTCAACCTGACGACCCTGCAGAACCGCAGCGCGGAGGGCGCGGAGCGGGTGGCTGCGGCCAGGGCCGCGCTGCTGGAGGCGGAGGAGGCATATAAGGCCGACCCCGGAAACCCCGCCCTGCGAGCGAAGTATGAGCAGGCCCGGTCCGCCTACGACGAGGCGCTCCGGCAGAGCCAGCAGGCGGCCGAGCAGGCCGCCGCGCAGCTGCGGGCGGCCTACGACGAGCTGGCCGCTGCCGAGGCCGACTACGCCCGGGTGAGCGGCGACAACCCGGTGGCCGTGCAGCTGGCCGCCAGCCAGGTGGAGGCGGCCCGCATCGCCCTGCAGCTGGCGGAGATGGAAGCCGAGAGCGGCGGCGCCCTGGCCGAGCAGGTGCGGGCGGCCGAGATCGAACTGGCGGCGGCGCGCACCAGCCTGGCGGCCATGCGGGAGAAGCTGGCCCAGGCGCAGCTCACCGCCCCCGTCTCGGGCACGGTCCTGGCGGTGGCCGCCCAGGACGGCATGCCGGCACAGGAGACGCAGGTGCTGCTCACCATCGGGAACCTGGACGTCCTGAAGGTCAAGGCCCAGGTGGACGAGCTCGACATCGGCAAGGTGCGTCCGGAGCAGCCGCTATCCGTGGAGACCAACGGAACGCCCGGGGAGCTGTTCCACGGTCGGGTCACCCGGGTGGCCGCCCAGGCGACTGCGGCCGGCGGATCGCCGTTCTTCGTGGTCGAGGGGGAGGTGGCCAACCGCGAGGGGCTCCTCCGGGCGGGCCTCAACGCCGAGGTGACCATCGCGACGGCCGAACGGCAGGACGCGATTGTCGTTCCCGCGGCGGCGGTGCGCACCCGGGACGGCCAGCCCAGCGTCCTGGTCGTGGACGGGTTCGCCGTGAAGGTCCGGCCGGTCAGGGTGGGCCTGCGGACCGAGACCGAGGTCGAGATCCTGGAGGGGCTCGAGGAGGGCGAGCGGATCGTCGTCAGCCCCTTCACGCTGATCAACTCCCTGCAGGAGGGAGATCCGGTGCGGGTGGAGGAGGTGGACGAGAATTGGGGGAAAAGCCAGTAA